A genomic region of Chlorobaculum parvum NCIB 8327 contains the following coding sequences:
- a CDS encoding alpha/beta hydrolase, translating to MFTRNNDAFTWLDYNRRPDEESPLLVMLHGYGSNERDLIMLAPSLDPRLRIVSVRAPQLLAPEMFGWFPIDFTPTGITADHEAAINVADQFTAFLKKMIATLQPAGNKAFLMGFSQGAVMSYMTAFRNPELLHGVAALSGQLPDSRPDAEAMPEGLANIPFLVQHGEFDDVLPIAKGRESEAWLKDKVSDLTYREYPMAHQTDHASIELLRSWLSERIDRALS from the coding sequence ATGTTCACACGCAATAACGACGCTTTTACCTGGCTCGATTACAACCGCCGTCCTGACGAAGAAAGCCCGCTGCTCGTGATGCTGCACGGCTACGGAAGCAACGAGCGCGACCTCATCATGCTAGCTCCGTCACTCGACCCGCGGCTGCGCATCGTGAGCGTACGCGCGCCGCAGCTGCTTGCCCCTGAGATGTTCGGCTGGTTTCCGATCGACTTCACGCCCACCGGCATCACGGCCGACCACGAGGCGGCCATCAACGTTGCTGACCAGTTCACGGCGTTCCTGAAAAAGATGATCGCGACGCTTCAACCGGCGGGCAACAAGGCGTTCCTCATGGGCTTCAGCCAGGGTGCGGTGATGAGTTACATGACTGCGTTCCGCAACCCGGAGCTGCTGCACGGCGTCGCCGCCCTGAGCGGCCAGCTTCCCGATTCTCGTCCCGACGCCGAGGCTATGCCTGAAGGCCTCGCCAACATTCCATTCCTCGTGCAGCACGGCGAGTTCGATGACGTGCTGCCCATCGCCAAAGGGCGCGAGTCCGAGGCGTGGCTGAAGGACAAGGTCTCCGATCTCACCTACCGCGAATATCCGATGGCGCACCAGACCGACCACGCCTCGATCGAACTGCTCCGCTCGTGGCTTTCGGAGCGCATCGACCGGGCGCTTTCCTGA
- the mnmA gene encoding tRNA 2-thiouridine(34) synthase MnmA, whose product MHAKQHVIIGLSGGVDSAAAACLLIKQGYRVTGLNIRVLDTPEDTSTLAPSAMRISDSEEFDFPVFTLNLSAKFARDVVGYFHDDYLAGRTPNPCMVCNKAIKWFGLFEAMRLLGADLVATGHYARTERRDGVTRLLKGIDPEKDQSYFLWMLTQAELAKTLFPLGGYTKAEVRELARSFEVHAAEKKESQEICFVPHDDYCAYLTRAIPGLEERVAGGEIVDQSGKVIGHHRGYPFYTIGQRRGLGVSTGEPVYVTKIDAEHNRIRVGSKADLECRSLIATAMNWSGIATPDAPFETEARIRYRDRQSACMVEPLGDDRARVRFHEPKQGVACGQAVVFYDGDEVLGGGIIAEVNPADSATPE is encoded by the coding sequence ATGCACGCGAAGCAACACGTCATCATTGGCCTTTCGGGCGGCGTCGATTCGGCGGCGGCGGCTTGCCTGCTCATCAAGCAAGGCTATCGCGTGACCGGGCTGAACATCCGTGTGCTCGATACGCCGGAGGATACTTCCACGCTGGCTCCGTCGGCAATGCGGATCAGCGACTCAGAGGAGTTCGACTTTCCTGTGTTCACGCTGAACCTGAGCGCAAAGTTCGCCCGCGACGTCGTCGGTTATTTTCATGACGACTATCTCGCCGGACGGACACCGAATCCGTGCATGGTGTGCAACAAGGCGATCAAGTGGTTCGGGCTTTTCGAGGCGATGCGGCTGCTCGGAGCCGATCTGGTGGCGACCGGCCACTACGCCCGCACGGAACGGCGTGACGGCGTGACGCGCCTTCTCAAAGGGATCGATCCGGAGAAGGATCAGAGCTATTTTCTCTGGATGCTGACTCAGGCGGAGCTTGCCAAAACCCTTTTCCCGCTCGGCGGTTACACGAAAGCTGAAGTGCGGGAGCTGGCCCGGTCGTTCGAAGTGCACGCGGCGGAAAAGAAGGAGAGCCAGGAGATTTGCTTCGTACCGCACGACGACTATTGCGCCTATCTTACCAGGGCAATTCCTGGGCTTGAGGAGCGTGTCGCGGGGGGCGAGATTGTCGATCAGTCGGGTAAGGTGATCGGGCACCATCGCGGCTACCCGTTCTACACCATCGGCCAGCGCCGGGGCCTCGGCGTGTCGACCGGAGAACCGGTTTATGTGACGAAGATCGACGCAGAACACAACCGAATCCGCGTCGGCAGCAAGGCCGACCTCGAATGCCGCAGCCTCATCGCCACGGCGATGAACTGGAGCGGCATCGCAACGCCGGACGCGCCGTTCGAGACAGAAGCGCGAATCCGTTACCGCGACCGGCAAAGCGCCTGCATGGTCGAGCCGCTCGGCGATGACCGGGCGCGGGTACGTTTCCACGAGCCGAAGCAGGGCGTTGCCTGCGGGCAGGCGGTTGTGTTTTACGATGGCGACGAGGTGCTCGGCGGGGGAATCATCGCGGAGGTGAATCCTGCGGACAGCGCGACGCCGGAGTAA
- the mgtE gene encoding magnesium transporter, with protein sequence MIGTPILPEIRELIEQRNFSALQRLFNDWLPVDLAELISDLPENEQAILFRLLPKDVATETFEYLEVDAQQNLLNALTQKDVTHILNSMSPDDRTAMLEELPGPVAQELIKLLTFKEFKIAKTLLAYAEDSVGRLMSPDVLSVKTDWEIGKVLEYIRTHGHESETLNVIYAVDDHGKLVGEMMARDLLLSPLDKKVGEIISEDKIITLTATQDQQDALEAFKRYDRVALPVVDSNGYLIGIVTVDDMLDVAEEEETEDIQKFGGIEALEEPYIDLPLLELVRKRAVWLVVLFLGEMLTASAMTYFEGELAKAIVLATFIPLIISSGGNSGSQAATLIIRSLSLGEITLQDWWKVMKREILSGLMLGSLLGVIGVFRVIFWAMILDQYTSVWLLIALTVGFSLLGIVLWGTLAGSMLPMLLQRLGIDPATSSAPFVATLVDVTGIVIYFSFASVLLKGVLL encoded by the coding sequence ATGATCGGCACTCCCATACTTCCCGAAATCCGCGAGCTGATCGAACAGAGGAACTTCAGCGCACTGCAACGCCTCTTCAACGACTGGCTGCCGGTTGACCTCGCCGAACTGATCTCCGACCTCCCCGAAAACGAGCAGGCCATCCTCTTCAGGCTGCTGCCCAAAGACGTGGCAACCGAGACCTTCGAATACCTCGAAGTCGATGCCCAGCAGAACCTGCTCAACGCCCTGACCCAGAAGGATGTCACACACATCCTGAACAGCATGTCGCCGGACGACCGTACCGCCATGCTCGAAGAGCTGCCGGGCCCGGTCGCCCAGGAGCTGATCAAGCTGCTGACCTTCAAGGAGTTCAAGATTGCCAAAACGCTGCTGGCCTACGCCGAAGACAGCGTCGGCAGGCTTATGTCGCCGGACGTACTCAGCGTCAAAACCGACTGGGAGATCGGCAAGGTGCTCGAATACATCCGTACGCACGGCCACGAGAGCGAAACCCTGAACGTCATCTACGCGGTTGACGACCACGGCAAGCTCGTCGGCGAAATGATGGCCCGCGATCTGCTGCTCTCGCCGCTCGACAAAAAAGTCGGAGAAATCATCTCCGAAGACAAGATCATCACCCTTACGGCCACCCAGGATCAGCAGGACGCCCTCGAAGCCTTCAAGCGCTACGACCGTGTCGCACTGCCGGTAGTGGACTCCAACGGCTACCTGATCGGCATCGTCACGGTTGACGACATGCTCGACGTCGCCGAAGAAGAGGAAACCGAAGACATCCAGAAATTCGGTGGTATCGAAGCCCTCGAAGAGCCATACATCGACCTGCCGCTGCTCGAACTGGTACGCAAGCGTGCAGTCTGGCTCGTAGTGCTGTTCCTCGGTGAAATGCTCACCGCTTCGGCCATGACCTACTTCGAAGGAGAGCTGGCCAAAGCAATCGTGCTGGCAACCTTCATTCCGCTCATCATCTCAAGCGGCGGTAACTCGGGCTCGCAGGCCGCCACACTTATCATCCGCTCACTGTCACTCGGTGAAATCACCCTGCAGGACTGGTGGAAAGTGATGAAACGGGAGATCTTGTCCGGCCTGATGCTTGGCAGCCTGCTCGGCGTCATCGGCGTGTTCAGAGTGATCTTCTGGGCCATGATTCTCGACCAGTACACGAGCGTCTGGCTGCTGATCGCCCTCACGGTGGGCTTTTCGCTGCTCGGCATCGTTCTCTGGGGAACGCTTGCCGGCTCCATGCTCCCCATGCTGCTCCAGCGCCTCGGCATCGACCCGGCCACATCCTCGGCCCCCTTCGTCGCCACACTGGTTGACGTCACCGGTATCGTCATCTACTTCAGCTTCGCCTCGGTGCTGCTCAAGGGCGTGCTGCTGTGA
- a CDS encoding DNA-3-methyladenine glycosylase produces MKRLGAEFYQAPTLELAERLLGKIFVRCEDTGMVTKARIVETEAYLGEGDEACHAWRGMTNRNRAMFGPPGHLYIYFTYGCHYMINIVSEQEGTAGAVLLRAMEPLEGIDRMQERRGTADERALMSGPGKLAQALGIGPELYGSSLLGESCWLEDAPEIPEELIGTSPRIGITRSTELPWRKFVTASPHVSTTRLGAPKKKRQKRLERR; encoded by the coding sequence ATGAAACGGCTTGGAGCCGAATTTTACCAGGCCCCCACACTCGAACTTGCCGAGCGGCTGCTGGGCAAGATTTTCGTGCGTTGCGAAGACACCGGCATGGTGACCAAAGCGCGAATCGTGGAGACCGAAGCCTACCTCGGCGAGGGCGACGAAGCCTGCCACGCATGGCGCGGAATGACCAACCGGAACCGCGCGATGTTCGGCCCGCCCGGACATTTGTACATCTACTTCACCTACGGCTGTCACTACATGATCAACATCGTCTCGGAGCAGGAAGGAACTGCGGGCGCGGTGCTGCTCCGGGCCATGGAGCCGCTCGAAGGGATCGACCGGATGCAGGAACGGCGCGGAACGGCTGACGAGCGTGCGCTGATGAGCGGCCCCGGCAAGCTGGCACAGGCGCTCGGCATCGGACCGGAGCTGTACGGCAGCTCGCTGCTCGGCGAAAGCTGCTGGCTGGAAGACGCTCCGGAAATCCCGGAAGAGCTGATCGGCACGTCGCCGAGAATCGGAATCACACGCAGCACGGAGCTGCCGTGGCGAAAATTCGTAACCGCTTCGCCGCACGTATCGACAACCCGTTTGGGTGCTCCGAAAAAAAAGCGTCAGAAGCGGTTGGAAAGACGATAA
- a CDS encoding ParA family protein, which yields MGRVIAIANQKGGVGKTTTAVNIAASIAISEFKTLLVDIDPQANATSGFGLEPGDEIENTFYHVMVNGGQIRDAIKSSSLEYLDVLPSNMNLVGMEVELVNMREREYVMQKALKQVKDQYDYIIIDCPPSLGLITLNSLTAADSVLIPVQAEYYALEGLGKLLNTISIVRKHLNPRLEIEGVLVTMFDARLRLATQVAEEVKKFFKDKVYKTCIRRNVRLSEAPSHGKPALLYDAQSIGSKDYLDLAQEIFERDGNIKKFKVRQQ from the coding sequence ATGGGAAGAGTTATTGCTATTGCAAATCAGAAAGGCGGGGTAGGTAAAACAACCACCGCGGTCAATATTGCGGCTTCCATTGCGATATCAGAATTCAAAACGCTCCTGGTCGACATCGATCCCCAGGCAAATGCCACTTCGGGCTTCGGGCTCGAACCTGGCGACGAGATCGAGAATACCTTTTATCATGTGATGGTCAACGGCGGCCAGATCAGGGATGCCATCAAGTCTTCGAGCCTTGAGTATCTCGACGTGCTGCCTTCGAATATGAACCTCGTCGGCATGGAGGTTGAGCTGGTCAACATGCGTGAGCGTGAGTATGTCATGCAGAAGGCCCTGAAGCAGGTGAAGGATCAGTACGATTACATCATCATCGACTGTCCGCCGTCGCTTGGTCTTATCACCCTCAACTCGCTGACCGCGGCCGATTCGGTGCTTATTCCGGTGCAGGCCGAGTATTACGCGCTTGAGGGTCTTGGCAAGCTGCTCAATACGATCAGCATCGTCCGCAAGCATCTGAATCCGCGCCTTGAAATCGAAGGGGTGCTGGTCACCATGTTCGATGCCAGGCTCAGGCTTGCCACGCAGGTGGCCGAAGAGGTCAAGAAGTTCTTCAAGGACAAAGTCTATAAAACCTGCATTCGCAGGAATGTTCGTCTGTCCGAGGCTCCGAGTCATGGCAAGCCGGCGCTTCTGTACGATGCCCAGAGCATCGGATCGAAAGATTACCTCGACCTTGCGCAGGAGATTTTCGAGCGCGACGGCAATATCAAGAAATTCAAAGTTCGGCAGCAGTAG
- a CDS encoding ParB/RepB/Spo0J family partition protein, producing the protein MSKKALGKGLKALISEEGFAAAEKAEEREAIQEGAIGSLPVDKIKVNPFQPRKEFDEAALEELRNSIIENGVIQPVTVCRDGDQYQLISGERRLRAVTSAGFKFIPAYVIEAHEDASKLELALIENIQREDLNAIEVALALKSLVTKCDLTQDEVAQKVGKNRSTVSNFLRLLKLPRQIQESIRTREISSGHARALINLPSEHLQLKVWRQIVARQLSVRQTEALVNNIFKDTTKPAVPKAEPRAIQLDQIEGQLRERLATKVRLIERKGGQGEIQIKYFSGEDLDRILDLLGQ; encoded by the coding sequence ATGTCCAAAAAAGCACTGGGAAAAGGCCTGAAAGCGCTGATCTCCGAAGAGGGATTTGCAGCAGCCGAAAAAGCTGAAGAGCGGGAAGCCATTCAGGAGGGCGCTATCGGCAGCCTTCCGGTTGACAAGATCAAGGTCAATCCATTCCAGCCGCGTAAGGAGTTCGACGAAGCAGCGCTTGAAGAGCTACGCAACTCGATTATCGAAAACGGCGTCATCCAGCCGGTGACCGTCTGTCGCGATGGCGACCAGTACCAGCTCATCAGCGGCGAGCGCCGTCTGCGCGCCGTGACCTCCGCCGGCTTCAAGTTCATTCCCGCCTACGTCATCGAAGCGCACGAGGATGCCAGCAAGCTCGAACTGGCGCTGATCGAGAACATCCAGCGCGAAGACCTCAACGCTATCGAAGTCGCCCTTGCCCTGAAAAGCCTGGTAACCAAGTGCGACCTTACCCAGGACGAGGTGGCCCAGAAGGTTGGCAAGAATCGCTCGACGGTCAGTAACTTCCTTCGTCTGCTCAAGTTGCCGCGTCAGATTCAGGAGAGCATCCGCACGCGGGAGATTTCGTCGGGCCACGCCCGTGCGCTTATCAATCTGCCGAGCGAGCACCTGCAACTCAAAGTGTGGCGGCAGATCGTCGCCCGTCAGCTTTCGGTTCGCCAGACCGAAGCGCTGGTCAACAACATTTTTAAGGATACAACCAAGCCCGCCGTTCCGAAAGCGGAACCCCGTGCCATCCAGCTCGACCAGATCGAAGGCCAGCTCCGTGAGCGGCTTGCCACCAAGGTACGGCTCATTGAGCGCAAAGGTGGGCAGGGCGAAATCCAGATCAAATACTTCTCCGGCGAGGATCTCGACAGGATTCTCGACCTGCTCGGTCAGTGA
- the dapB gene encoding 4-hydroxy-tetrahydrodipicolinate reductase — translation MKVTLVGNGRMGQQIAGIVNASDANVIHKVLDVSDAVTPEVFEGSDAIIDFTVRDAFLANYKAMIASGVPVVVGTTGWDELMPQIAEEVNAAGSSMLYSANFSLGVNVFFRTLREAARLIAPFEQFDIALSEQHHTGKADFPSGTAIKAAQEVLNNNPRKRTIVRELEDGKKLQSDELQVSSIRLGTVFGVHSAIIDSESDTIELTHTAKNRTGFASGAVRAAEWLAQQHAAKPGFYTMDDFLNDLFSA, via the coding sequence ATGAAGGTTACCCTGGTCGGCAATGGCCGTATGGGCCAGCAGATCGCCGGTATCGTCAACGCATCGGACGCCAATGTTATCCACAAGGTGCTCGATGTGAGCGACGCCGTTACGCCGGAAGTGTTCGAGGGATCGGATGCGATTATCGATTTCACCGTCAGGGATGCGTTCCTGGCGAACTACAAGGCGATGATTGCCTCCGGCGTGCCGGTTGTGGTTGGCACCACCGGCTGGGACGAGTTGATGCCGCAGATCGCCGAAGAGGTGAATGCCGCCGGAAGCTCGATGCTCTACTCGGCCAACTTTTCGCTTGGCGTGAACGTCTTCTTCCGGACATTGCGTGAGGCGGCTCGCCTGATCGCTCCGTTCGAGCAGTTCGACATCGCGCTCTCCGAACAGCACCATACCGGCAAGGCGGATTTCCCGAGCGGCACAGCGATCAAGGCAGCGCAGGAGGTTCTGAATAACAATCCGCGGAAGCGCACCATCGTTCGTGAGCTTGAGGACGGCAAGAAGTTGCAGAGCGACGAATTGCAGGTCTCGTCGATCCGTCTCGGCACGGTGTTCGGCGTGCACTCGGCTATTATCGATTCCGAGTCGGACACCATCGAGCTGACCCACACGGCCAAGAACCGCACCGGCTTCGCTTCGGGCGCCGTTCGCGCCGCCGAATGGCTCGCCCAGCAGCACGCCGCAAAGCCGGGCTTCTACACGATGGACGATTTCCTGAACGATCTCTTTTCGGCCTGA